The following proteins are co-located in the Calliphora vicina chromosome 2, idCalVici1.1, whole genome shotgun sequence genome:
- the LOC135950224 gene encoding uncharacterized protein LOC135950224: MANSTSFNMTIQEASKFKINTQYFSAHDLALFVESLETITRLTREKEERKEQKKLLKLNKKFSTLPRISSMSTLDSSSTNSDADEADEEMLLLENKKVPKSPDSQRSEYDETYFSAPSSTQSSPRNSVIYQQQLSKNISHSTLSIITTSDSEESGVFPIGCSHHDMYEQQTNTIRPRSKVITKTRSLSTRSRLIGLVMKKDLGKVPSVELISCRALDEYETLEMYEQEQQQMLQHDLVQETEKLARFSTVHMRKKSRQGFACPDGSSEERFLDKALRYLTL; encoded by the coding sequence CCACGATCTGGCTCTCTTTGTGGAGAGTCTTGAGACCATAACCCGTTTGACCCGCGAGAAGGAAGAGCGCAAAGAGCAAAAGAAATTGCTGAAACTGAATAAGAAGTTCTCCACTTTGCCACGCATTAGCTCCATGTCAACATTGGATTCTTCCTCCACCAACTCAGATGCCGACGAAGCTGATGAAGAAATGTTGCTGTTGGAGAATAAAAAAGTGCCCAAGAGTCCGGATAGCCAAAGATCTGAATATGATGAAACCTATTTCTCGGCACCCAGCAGTACTCAGTCTTCACCACGCAATAGTGTCATCTATCAGCAGCAGCTAAGCAAGAACATTAGCCACTCTACACTCTCCATAATCACCACTTCGGATTCAGAGGAATCTGGGGTATTTCCCATAGGCTGCTCTCACCACGACATGTATGAGCAGCAAACCAATACCATTAGACCTCGCTCTAAGGTTATAACAAAAACCCGATCTCTATCCACCCGCTCCCGTTTAATAGGTTTGGTAATGAAAAAGGATCTGGGTAAAGTACCCTCCGTCGAACTTATCTCTTGTCGTGCCCTAGATGAATATGAAACCTTGGAAATGTATGAACAAGAACAGCAGCAAATGTTACAGCATGACTTGGTGCAAGAAACTGAAAAATTGGCTCGTTTCTCAACCGTGCACATGAGGAAGAAGTCCCGCCAAGGTTTTGCCTGTCCCGATGGTTCATCCGAAGAACGTTTCCTGGATAAGGCCTTGCGTTATTTGACTTTGTAG